From a region of the Lactuca sativa cultivar Salinas chromosome 4, Lsat_Salinas_v11, whole genome shotgun sequence genome:
- the LOC111884158 gene encoding uncharacterized protein LOC111884158, translating to MKQHLVRVPGSIAACPSCPGDIKFLIKSSLDENTKKAKEKHVGVLGNTSGMNVHNLYDDDDDDDEVQVLTQQTTQKNGKRKAPTSQTQIVPPFFKRGMHDPSQPSIKAALQRPSYHAMRVTLLKDVKQSVQLIVDSYRRYWAKNGCTTMGDGWPNTRQQPLINFMVYCAKWISFIKSVDASDIKSNARTLCSLFSEIVGRQNVVHLVTDNATNYKVAGRLLCLKYPSIVWSPSAAHCMNLIMKDMSEMPQVADLVTPALRVTIFVYNQKWPLNWLRKRPAMVTSLDYKKVIRLEKAKEVKLIILNENIWNNCAIIVKVMTPMLRLLRICYLDEKSTLGYVYEGMYRAKKGIKKLCCTKKEFYDPYTNIIKNRWDRMLHKSLHATTYYLNLVFQYDQESFCKKPEVVAGVMDMIEHYSSVATVNGLTLMDQLKLFREHEGSFMNGRNYMAEMLWNCKNLQFEFKPNNLFFRVTLKDHKKSYDPIDYESINKIEFWVVDEISEDDEEDDDGVALEQIDMDSFR from the exons ATGAAACAACACCTTGTTAGAGTGCCAGGTAGTATTGCAGCATGTCCGAGTTGTCCCGGAGATATAAAGTTTCTCATAAAAAGTTCATTGGATGAAAATACTAAAAAAGCAAAAGAGAAACATGTCGGTGTGCTCGGTAATACTTCGGGGATGAATGTACATAACttgtatgatgatgatgatgatgatgatgaggttcAAGTACTCACCCAACAAACTACTCaaaaaaatggaaaaagaaaAGCTCCTACCTCCCAAACACAAATTGTGCCACCTTTTTTCAAACGAGGTATGCATGATCCATCTCAACCGTCAATTAAAGCAGCATTGCAAA GGCCTTCATATCATGCTATGCGTGTGACATTGTTGAAAGATGTGAAACAATCTGTACAACTTATAGTTGATTCTTATAGACGTTATTGGGCAAAAAATGGTTGTACAACTATGGGAGATGGGTGGCCGAATACAAGACAACAACCCCTTATCAATTTTATGGTGTATTGTGCAAAATGGATTTCCTTCATCAAATCAGTTGATGCATCGGATATTAAGAGTAATGCCCGAACGTTATGCAGCTTATTTAGTGAGATTGTTGGTCGTCAGAATGTAGTTCATTTAGTCACTGATAATGCTACAAACTATAAGGTTGCAGGAAGATTGTTATGTTTGAAATATCCGTCTATTGTTTGGTCTCCTAGTGCAGCTCATTGTATGAATTTGATTATGAAGGATATGTCGGAGATGCCTCAAGTTGCTGATTTGGTTACACCTGCATTGAGGGTTACAATTTTTGTTTATAACCAAAAATGGCCATTAAATTGGTTAAGAAAAAGACCAG CTATGGTCACCTCCCTAGATTATAAAAAAGTGATTAGATTGGAAAAAGCAAAAGAAGTTAAGCTTATCATATTGAATGAAAACATTTGGAATAATTGTGCTATTATAGTAAAAGTGATGACTCCAATGTTGAGACTTTTACGGATTTGTTATTTGGATGAGAAGTCGACTTTAg GTTATGTGTACGAAGGGATGTATAGGGCAAAAAAAGGAATTAAGAAACTTTGTTGCACCAAAAAAGAGTTTTACGACCCTTACACTAACATCATTAAAAATCGTTGGGATAGGATGTTGCATAAAAGTCTTCATGCTACGACTTATTATTTGAATCTGGTCTTTCAATATGATCAAGAAAGTTTTTGTAAGAAACCAGAGGTGGTTGCAGGGGTTATGGATATGATTGAGCATTACAGTAGTGTTGCTACTGTCAATGGTCTAACTCTCATGGACCAACTAAAGTTGTTTCGTGAGCATGAAGGTAGTTTT ATGAATGGTAGAAATTACATGGCGGAGATGCTCTGGAATTGCAAAAATTTGCAATTCGAATTTAAGCCAAACAACTTATTTTTCCGG GTGAC GCTCAAGGATCACAAAAAGTCTTATGACCCGATTGATTATGAAAGCATtaataaaattgagttttgggtgGTTGATGAAATATCGGAAG atgatgaagaagatgatgatggagTTGCTTTAGAACAAATTGACATGGATTCCTTTAGATGA